The nucleotide sequence GTTTATATGGTAAGGGCTAAAAATGCCTATGCACTTGATAAGGTATTTGCCTCAATTGTTGTTATTGTAATTATAAGTATAGTATTAATATATATTGTAGATTTCATTGGAAAAAGAATAATTCATTGGAAATAAGGAGAGATTCAGGTGAAAAAGAAAAAAATATTATCATTAATATCAGCGGTTATTATGACATCAGCGATTATAACGGGATGTACATCTAATGGAAGTTCAAGCAGTAATAAATTGGATAAGACAACTGTAATATTAGATTGGACGCCAAATACAAACCATACGGGAATGTATGTTGCATTAGATAAAGGCTACTATAAAGAAGAGGGTCTGGATGTGAAAATTCAGCAGCCTTCAAGCGGAAGTGTTACAGACCTTATTGCAACTAATAAGGGGGATTTTGGAGTAAGCTATCAGGAGGATGTAACTTATGCGTTAACTGGTAAAACTCCACTTCCAATTAAGACCATTGCAGCTGTTTTACAGCATAATACTTCTGGTTTTGCAGCACCTAAAAGCAAAAATATTAAATCAATTAAAGATGCAGAAGGAAAAGTTTATGGAGGATGGGGTTCACCTTCAGAAGAAGCAGTAATCAAAGCTATCATGGAGAAAAATGGTGCAGATTTTAGTAAACTAAAAATAGTTAATATAGGAAACGATGATTATTTTGCAGCTACGAAAAAGAATGTTGATTTTGCGTGGATATTTGAAGGTTGGACAGGAATTGAAGCTAAGTTAAAAGGTATTGATTTAGATTATGTGGCAGTTAAAGATTTAGATCCTGCTCTTGATTACTATACACCTGTAATAATAACAAATAATAAAATATTAAAGGAAAATCCAGCTAAGGCTAAAAAATTCATGCTTGCTACTAAAAAAGGATATCAATATGCTGCTAAGCATCCTGAAGAAAGTGCAAAAATACTAAGAAAATATGCGCCTGAGATAGATGAAAAATTGGCAGTAGAGAGTCAAAAATATATGGCAACACATTATGCAGATGATATGTCAAAATGGGGAGAAATGAAATCTAGTGTTTGGAAGAACTATGCTGATTTTCTAAAGAGTAAGGGTCTTATAAAGAAGGAGCTAAATGTTAAAGATGCATTCACAAATGAATTCTTATCAAAATAATTTTGGTAAGCTTGTTATAGATATTAAAAATGTAACAAAAAGCTTTGATGAAGAAACTGTACTAAAAGATGTTTCTCTTAATGTAAAGTCAGGAGAGTTCGTTTCGATTTTAGGACCTAGTGGCTGCGGAAAGAGTACGTTATTTAATATAATAACCGCTCTTACAGATGCTGATAGTGGTGAAGTTAAGGTTTCGGGTGATATAGGCTATATGCAGCAAAAGGATTTATTACTTCCTTGGAAAACAGTTATTGATAATGTGGTACTTCCACTTGACTTAAAAGGTAAAAATAAAAAAGAATCTAGAAGTGAAGCTAAAAAATATATTGAAATTATGGGTCTTAAAGGATATGAGAATAAATATCCATATGAGCTTTCAGGTGGAATGAAACAAAGAGCAAGTTTTCTTAGAACCTTTCTTTCTTCAAGTGAAATAATGCTTCTTGATGAACCCTTTGGAGCACTTGATTCCATAACAAAGGGAAATATGCAGAAATGGATTTTACAAATGAAGGATGTGCTTAAGAGAACGATACTTTTTATAACTCATGATATTGAAGAAGCTATACTTTTATCTGATAGAATATATGTATTAGGTTCAAGACCGGGAGTTGTTAAAAAGGAATTTAATATAGAATTTTTTATGGATGATAAAATAAAAAGAGGATTTTCAAAAGAATTACTAGAATACAAAAGTCAAATAATTGGGTTATTATAGGTTTTAGCGGCGGTGACGCCGCTAAAATTGATTTTTTGAAATAAAATTATTAAGTAGAAAAGAAATTAAGTCAGTTTCACTTTTTTATTTTTATTTAAATTAAACAGTTTGTTAAAGCAAAAGGCTACTATTATAACAAGTATAAGATAAAGATATACAATATAACTTCCCCGTGCACCTA is from Clostridium acetobutylicum ATCC 824 and encodes:
- a CDS encoding ABC transporter ATP-binding protein, yielding MLKMHSQMNSYQNNFGKLVIDIKNVTKSFDEETVLKDVSLNVKSGEFVSILGPSGCGKSTLFNIITALTDADSGEVKVSGDIGYMQQKDLLLPWKTVIDNVVLPLDLKGKNKKESRSEAKKYIEIMGLKGYENKYPYELSGGMKQRASFLRTFLSSSEIMLLDEPFGALDSITKGNMQKWILQMKDVLKRTILFITHDIEEAILLSDRIYVLGSRPGVVKKEFNIEFFMDDKIKRGFSKELLEYKSQIIGLL
- a CDS encoding ABC transporter substrate-binding protein, giving the protein MKKKKILSLISAVIMTSAIITGCTSNGSSSSNKLDKTTVILDWTPNTNHTGMYVALDKGYYKEEGLDVKIQQPSSGSVTDLIATNKGDFGVSYQEDVTYALTGKTPLPIKTIAAVLQHNTSGFAAPKSKNIKSIKDAEGKVYGGWGSPSEEAVIKAIMEKNGADFSKLKIVNIGNDDYFAATKKNVDFAWIFEGWTGIEAKLKGIDLDYVAVKDLDPALDYYTPVIITNNKILKENPAKAKKFMLATKKGYQYAAKHPEESAKILRKYAPEIDEKLAVESQKYMATHYADDMSKWGEMKSSVWKNYADFLKSKGLIKKELNVKDAFTNEFLSK